Within Acidobacteriota bacterium, the genomic segment CGATGGCGGATGGGCCGGTGATTCAACGCGCTTCAGAACGCGCCTTACTGAAGTCGCTTGGAGTCGCCGACATCCTGCCAATGGTCGAACGGGTGCGGCAACACAGCCAGGTGCCGCTCATGCTGTTCACCTACTTCAATCCGCTGCTGCAATTCACCCGCGAGGGCTTGGGCGCGAAGCTCAAAGCGGCGGGCCTTGACGGCGTCTTGATCACCGACCTGATTCCCGAAGAAGCCGACGCCTTTGTCGCCGAGATGCGCGGTGCTGACATTGACACGATCTTTCTAGCCGCGCCGACTTCGCCGGATGAACGGTTGAAACTGATTGCGCAGTATTCCAGCGGTTTTGTTTACGTCGTCGCGCGCACGGGCGTGACGGGGATGCGCGAGAGCGTGGCGACCGAAGCCCACTCGCTGGTCGAACGCGTGCGGCAATATACGCCGTTGCCCGTTGCGGTAGGCTTTGGCATCTCGAAACCGGAGCACGTGCGGGACGTGTGGCGTTATGCCGATGGCGCGGTGGTGGGGACGCGGCTGGTGTTGGAGATTGAAAACAATCTGGGCGCGCCGGATTTAGTTGAACGGGTAACACAACTTGTGCGCGAGTTGCGCCAAGCCTATTAAACCCGGTAACACAAGCCAGTAAAAGGAGGACAGCAATGTCACAAAATCTTGCTTATGTATATTCTGCGCGGATGACGCCGGAAGAGTATTTGGTGTTTGAGCGCGCGGCTGAATTACGTCACGAATATGCGGACGGGATACTGTATGAAATGAATGGCGCGTCGCGCCAGCACGTGCGCATCGTGATGAATGTAAGCAGCGGACTGCTGGTGCAATTGCGTGGTAAGACTTGTGAGCCATACGCCAATGACATGCGTGTGTGGGTGCCGCGTCGGCGCACCTATAACTATCCTGACATCGCGGTAGTCTGTGGCGAAGCAAAATTTCTGGATGAGGAATTCGATACCCTGCTCAATCCCGTGCTGGTTATCGAAGTGTTGTCGCCTTCAACCGAAAGGCGCGACCGGGCGGCAAAATTCCGTGATTACCGCACGCTCGACTCCTTTGCCGAATACGTGCTGATTGCGCAAGACAAGCAGGAGATTGATCACTATGTAAAACGCGCCGGCCTTTGGACGATTCTGGAAGTCGGTGACGTGCTTGAATTGCAGAGCGTCCAGGTTAAGTTACCGCTCGCTGAGATATACGCGCGCGTAGAATTTGAGACGACCCAAGCGCCGGACGCGCGCGCCGCAGCGTTGCAGCCGGATGTGAAAACCAATGAATGAAGCGAAAACCAGCGAAAAGACAATGGATGATTGGCGTTGCCGGATTGACGAAATTGATCTGCACTTGGTCAAGCTCTTCAACGAGCGCACGCAATGCGCCATCGAAATCGGCCACATCAAAAAGCGGCTCGGCCTGGAAATCTATTCGCCGACGCGCGAGGCGCAGGTCATCGCCAACGTGACCAACGCCAACCACGGCCCACTGGATGGCGAAGCGATTCGCCGCTTGTTTGAACGCGTGATTGACGAAGCGCGCCGCATTGAACGCGTCCATGCAGACAATGGGACCGATGGCGGCAAACCGAAAGAAACTGATCCGTTGGCACTGATCGAGGAACTGAGCGAGAAAGAGTGAAATTATGATTGTTGTCATGCAGGAAAACGCCACCGAAGACCAGATCACGAATGTCGTGGATCGGCTGGTGAGTCTGGGTTTCGACATTCACCGTTCGACCGGCGAACGCTACACGTTGCTGGGTGCGGTGGGGGCGCAAATCGCCGATCAGCGCGATCTGGAATTGCTGGACGGCGTGCGCGAAGTCGTGCGCATCAGTGCGCCTTACAAACTGGCCTCGCGCGCTTTCAGGCCCGAAGGCACCAAGATCAAGATCAAAGACGTCGTCATTGGCGGCGAACAAGTCATCATGATGGCCGGGCCGTGCACGCTGGAAAATCGCGAACAAATCGAAGCTGTCGCGGCCTCCGTGGCTTCGCAAGGGGTTCAAGTGATGCGCGGCGGCGCTTTCAAGCCGCGCACCTCGCCGTATAGCTTTCAGGGTCTGGGCGAACCTGGGTTGAAGATGATGCGCGAAGTGGCCGATAAACACGGGCTGCTGACCGTGTCGGAGATTATGGAATCACCACAGATTCCGATGTTCATCAAATACGTAGACATCCTGCAAATCGGCGCGCGCAACATGCAAAATTTCAATCTGCTGAAAGACCTGTCCAAGCTGAACAAGCCGATTCTGCTCAAACGTGGCCCGGCGGCGACGATTGAAGAGACGCTGCTTTCTGCCGAATACCTCATGTCCGGCGGCAACCACGAAGTCATCATCTGCGAACGCGGCATCAAGACCTTTGAGACGTACACGCGCAACACGCTCGACATCTCGGCGATCCCGGTCATCAAGAAACTCTCGCATTTGCCCGTCGTGGTTGATCCTTCGCACGGCACGGGCCGCCGTGACAAGGTGCCGCCGATGGCGCGCGCGGCGGTGGCGGCAGGCGCGGACGGCTTGTTGATCGAAGTGCATAACGAACCAGAGCGCGCGCTGTGCGATGGCGCGCAGTCGTTGTTGCCGGAACAGTTTGAAAAGCTGATGGTGCAGTTACGGATGATTGCGCCGGCGGTTGAGCGGAAAATGTAAAGAACAGTGGCGGGTTGTATAGACTTCAAGAAAAAGAATTGCCGTAGCAAGCTCCAACGGAGCATCAGCCAACAGCCTGGGGTGCACAGCCCCAGGAAACACATTGAGTCGTTGTGCGAAGCCCTGAAAGGGCGGCAGCCATCGGCTTGGCTGTCGCCCTTTCAGGGTTTCGCACAACCATTTGCACGTTCCCCCAGGGCTTCACCCTGGGCTGTTGGCTGGTCGTCCCTTTGGGACTTTTCGGAAATTCTTTTTCTTAAAAACTATAGAAATAATTAGGCAGTCTTACGACCTGAATCTCCGGAGGTTACTCGCGTGGATGAGTTAACTGGAAATCTTGGACGCGTGCTTGCTGCGATGCTGTTGCTGGTATTCGCCGGAATTGGCGTCGCCCATGTTCTGAACCCCGACCGGTTTATCGCGCGATCTGGGGTACGAAAGGGTGGCGAATTGCTGACAGCGTGGAATCGGCTCGGGTTTCGCATCTTTGGAGCGTTCTTCACAGGTGGGGCCCTATATATGCTTTACCATGTCATTTCGGATCATTAATGTTTATGAGTGTGATCACAGCAGCTTCGTGCAAGAAAGATTCCTTGACGCTGCTGACTGGAACTCGCTTCAGCCTGCCGCTGCCTAACCCAACGCTGCAACCGACGAGCGGCGCATTCGGGTTGCGGCTGCTGGCGAGTTTGGCTCACGCGCCGCTCGCGATTGAGCTTTGAGCCGTTGTGCGGCGCGTCGTGTTATATTGCGTTGGCCCGGCAACATAACCACAGAAAGGCGGTGACCATGTTTCCCAAAGTCGTAACACAAACCTCTGAACCTTTTCCGGCAAGCATGTCACCCGTGCCGCTGCTGGAAGACGGCGCATACTTGACGCGCGCTGAATTTGAACGGCGTTATGAAGCCATGCCCAGCCACCTCAAAGCCGAATTGATCGAAGGGAGAGTGTGTATGTCGTCACCCGTGCGCCGGAAAAATCACAGCATCCCTGACAATCATCTCAGCACCTGGCTTGGTGTTTATGCCGCCGTTACGCCGGGTGTGCTTGCCGGTAACAATGGCACGGTGCGGTTGGATGAGTGGAATGAAGTGCAGCCCGACTCGGATTTGCGCATTGATGAAACGCGCGGCGGCCAGGCCCTCGTCAGCAGCGACGATTATCTGGAAGGCGCGCCCGAACTCGTCATCGAAATTGCCGCCAGCAGTGCGCCGCGTGATTTACGCGAAAAGTTTACGGTCTATCAACGCAACGGCGTGCGCGAATACATCGTCTGGGCGGTTGCCGACGGCCAAATCCATTGGTTCAGTTTGGAAGCCGGAACATTCACACCTTTGAATCCCGATCCCAATGGTTACTTGTGCAGCCGTGTGTTTCCCGGCCTTTGGCTGGATGTGCAGGCTTTGTTACGTGGTGAGATGGCGCAGGTGTTGCAGGTTTTGCAGCAAGGCTTGGCCGCGCCCGAACACGCAGAATTTATCACTGCTTTAGCCCGCCGCCACACGCCGCTGTAGCCTCCACAATTTGTCGAATGCTCAATCTCCATCACATTGCCATCGTTGGTTGCGGCTTGCTGGGCGGATCGTTTGCGCTCGCCTTGCGTCGCGCCGGATTCAACGGGCGCATCACAGCCTGCGGCGGCAAGCGTTCGCCGCAATTGGCGATTGAACGCGGTGTGGCCGATGCGCTGGAAGAAAGCTTCGAGCGTGGCGAGGTGTGCGAGGCTGATTTGATTTATCTGGCCGCACCCATCGGCGGCATCATTGATTTTTTGAAAACGCGTGGCGCACAAATCAAGCCTGGCGCACTGGTCACCGACGCCGGCAGTACTAAGGTTGAAATCTGTCGGACGGCACGCGCCGCGTTGCCCCCCGGCGTGCATTTCATCGGCGGTCACCCAATGGCGGGCAGCGAACAGACGGGCGTTGAGTATGCGCGGGCTGATTTGTTTGATCGCGCAACTTACGCGCTCGTGACTGAACAGGGAACTGACGAGGCTGCGTTCGAGCAGTTCAAAGCTATCGTCGAAGCTGTCGGCGCGCGCGCCCTACCGGTCGAAGCCGAAGCGCACGATGCCGCTGTCGCATTGATTAGCCATCTGCCGCAATTGCTGGCGAGTACGCTGGCGACGTTGCTCGATGCTGAGCACGATGGCCCAACTGGGCGAAATGCCGCCGAGCGCGAACTAGCGCAACGTCTGGCCGCAACTGGTTGGCGTGATATGACGCGGCTGGCCGGCAGTTCGTGGAGCATGTGGCGCGACATCTGTCTGACGAATCAGCCGAACCTGTCGGTTGCCTTGGGCACGATGATTAGCGAGTTGCAGGCGCTGAAAGAGACACTGGATGGGCGCGATTTCAATGCGGCGCGTGAATTGTTTGCGGCGGCCAATCGCTCGGTCGAAGAGCAGCGCGCCTTGCATTACGGACGGTTTGAAAAGTTGTGAATCTGGAGAGTATTCGATGAATCTGTTTGAGGAATTGGAATGGCGCGGTCTGGTTTACGACCACACCGAGGGCACAAAAGAAGTGCTCGCCAAAGAGAAAGTGACCGGCTACATTGGCTTTGATCCGACGGCGGCCAGTTTGCACGTCGGGTCGTTGTTGCCAATGATGGCGCTGGCGCGCTTGCAACGCTGCGGCCATCAACCCATCGCCATCGCGGGCGGCGGCACCGGTCTGATTGGCGATCCCAGCGGCAAAACCGCCGAGCGCAAGTTGCTGACCACTGAAGACGTCGAAGCGAACCTCATTGGCATCAAGGAGCAGTTGAGCCGCGTGCTCGACTTCGACGCCAAAACCAATCCGGCGCTGATTGTGAACAATGCCGACTGGTTGACGGTGATCCCTTTCGTCGAATTCCTGCGCGACATCGGCAAGCATTTCACGGTGAATTCGATGCTCGCGCGCGAATCGGTCAAACGCCGCTTGGAACAGGAAGAGGGCATTTCGTATACCGAGTTTAGTTATATGTTACTCCAGGCCTACGACTATCTGGTGTTGTACGACCGCCATAACTGCACGCTGCAAATGGGCGGCAGCGATCAGTGGGGTAACATCCTGAGCGGCATCGAACTGGTGCGCCGGTTGCGCGGCGGCAAAGCCTATGGGCTGGTTTCGCCGTTAGTAACAACCTCATCAGGCGTGAAGTTCGGCAAGACCGAAGCGGGCGCGGTCTGGCTGGATGCGAAACTGACATCGCCGTACCGCTTCTATCAATTCTGGTTGAATACGACTGACCAGGATGTGCTGCATTACTTGAAATACTTCACCTGGCTCGGCAAGCTGGAAGTTGGCGAGTTGGCCGAAAAGCTGAAAACACAGCCGGAAAAGCGTGAGGCCCAACGGGCGTTGGCGCTCGAAGTTACTAACATCGTGCACGGCGCAACAGAAGTGGAAAAAGCCCAACGCGCCTCACATGTGTTATTTGGTGGCGAGCTTGCTGGATTAAGTGCGGATGAGGTGCTGGATATTTTTAACGACGTACCTTCGAGCGAGTTACAGCTCGAGAAACTCGCAGGCAGCGGGTTGCCGTTGACCGAAATTTTAGTTACTTCCGGTTTGGCGCCGTCAAAGGCAGAAGCGCGGCGGTTGGTGGGCGGCGGCGGTGTTTATCTAAATAACATTCGTGTTACTGACGACAAAACCAGCGTAACTTTGGAGCAGTCGGTCGAGGGGCGCTTTTTTGTATTGCGCAAGGGGCAAAAGCAGTATCACCTGGTCAAGCTGGCCGGCTGAGCGTGCATGCCACGGCCCCTTTTGATTTGGGAATAAAGCTGAGAATGAAAACGCCCTTCACTTGATATTCGTCTGCACCATATTCGCCGCCCTACCATCCAGCGACAACACGATGCCCGCTTCGCCGCGTCCGAGCAGCGCGCGTGGCACGGCTATGTTCACTTGATCCAAGCCGACCAGATCGCCCTGCGCTCCAGCATAAGAAACTTGCGCACTCAAGCCACCGATCAGCACAGTCGTCGCGGTCAGCGAACTGCCCCCACGCAAGCCCGTGCCGAAGAGCAACAGGGACACTTGTTCGCCTGTCGGCCCCGAATCCAGCGGCGTGCCGACGAACTGCTGGGTCGTGGTGTCAAAGCGCGCGATCAATTCATAGCTCTGCGCGTCGCCACGGCCACGGTGATGTTGCCCGGCGCGATCAAGCGGGCAAAAGCGCGGAAATTGCGCACCTCATTTCGCGTACTTCCATCTTTAGCAGGACTTACGCAAAGATTTGCCACAGAGGCACAGAGGCACAGAGGAAAACAGAGAACTCCACCAACACTGTAAAAAAGCTCTGTGTCTCTGTGCCTCTGTGGCAATCTCGCTCGCGTTTTGCGTAAGTCCTATTTAGTTTGAAAGCAAAGCCCGCCTCACATTAAATGCGGCAGCGGCGGTTTGTGTGACAGTGAAAGTTATCCCGGCGATGGTCATCGTTCCGCTACGCTGGCTGGCGGCGGTGTTGGCGGCGACGGCGAAATTGACCGTGCCGTTGCCGTTGCCGTTGGCACCGCTGGTGATGGTGAGGAAGCCAGCGTTGCTTGTCGCCGTCCAGGCGCAGCCGCTGGTGGCGGTGACGTTGAGGCTGCCCGTGTTGGCATTGGCGTTGAAGCTCTGGCTGGTGATGGGAATTGAATAAGAGCAAGGCCGCCCTGTTTGCGTGACGGTGAAGGTTTGTCCGGCGATGGTCAGCGTGCCCGTGCGCTGGCTGCCGGGGTTGGCGGCGACGGTGAAATTGACCGCGCCGTTGCCCGCGCCGCTCGCGCCGCCGGTGATCGTGATGAAATCGGCGTTGCTCGTCGCTGTCCAGGCGCAACCGTTCTGCGTCGTCACATTCACGCTGCCCGCGCCGCCGCCGGACGGAACGTTCTGACTCGCCGAGGAAAGGGCGTAACTGCAAGTTTGGCTTCCCGCGAAAGCAACACGCACCGTATTCGCCGTGCTGCCGTCCACCGTCAACACCAAATCCACCTCGCCGCGTCCAATCAATGCGCGGGGTACGGCTAGGTTCACCTGATCCAAGCCGACCAGATCGCCTTGTGCGCCGGCATAAGAAACCTGCGCACTCACGCCGCCGATCAGGGCAGTCGTCGCAGTCAGCGAACTGCCCCCACGCAAACCCGTGCCGAAGAGCAGCAGGAAGACCTGTTCGCCCGCCGGCCCCAGATCCAGCGGCGTGCTGACGAAGCGTTGCGTGGCGGTGTCGAAGCGCGCGATCAGTTCATAACTCTGCGCGCCGTTCGCTTTGATGCGCAGTGCGACGGCAGCCGCGACGCCTTGCCCGTTGGCGTTGGCGGTGAACAGGCCCGGTGCCACGTTGGCAATTGTTACGTTGCCGAGCGAGAGTGCGCCTGCGCCGTTGGTGACCGTGATGGTGGCTGTGCCGTTGGCCGTGCCGGGCGGGATCAAGTAATTGATTTGCCCCGGCGCGACGAAAAAGAGCGGGGCCAGGCGTGCAACGCCCAGGCTGTCGCGCACTTCGACAATCGTGTCAGCCAGCGAAGCGGGCAAGGGCACTTGATTGGCCGTGACCACGCTGTTTGCCAGATTCACCCCGAAGGCGGCGACAATGGAATTGGCGGCGAGCGTTTGGCCGGTGAAGCTGGCGGCGGAGACGGTCGCTAACGCATTCGTCGTGGTGGACGGCAGAATTTGCGGCGGGAGGCCGGCGAGCGCGCTGCCCGTGTCCGTGCCAAAGGCCGCGCCTGCCAGGATGGGTTGATCCGCGCTGAGCGTGAAATAGCCAGCGGCTTGCCCGCGCGCGCCACTCACGAGATTGCTCAACAGATCGCCAAAGACCGTGCCAGCGGGCACGTTGACGCTGGTTTGCCCTAACGACGCGCCGTCCGGGTTGAAGCAGGCGAGTGTGACACGCGCCGCTTGCGCGGACGGATTGAAGAGGCCCAGTTCGGTGAAGGAGCCGGTCACGGTGTTGAGGTGCGCGAAGAGCAGCCGGTTGGCGGGCGCGCTTTCCAGCGGCAGCGTGGCGCGGAAGGCTTGCGCGCCGGTCGCGTGCAGCAGCGTCACCGCGCCCGCCAGTCCCGCCAGATTGCTTTCAAGCACGAGCGCGGAACTGGCCGCCGCCGCGCGGTTGAGGTTGAAAAGCTGGTTGAGGTCGCGCTGGAGTTGTTGCCCCGCGTCCAGCGTCAGGTTGACCGGCGCAGTCACGGGCACACCCGGTTCGTTCACCAGCCGCAGCGTCAGGTTGGCGGTTTGCGCGCTGGGATTGACCAGTGTGAGCCGCACCGCCGCCGAGCTGCCCAGCGGCAAATGGGGCGCGTAAAGTTTGGTCGCGCCGCCGCCGAGCGGTTGTGCGTTGAGCGCGCTGATTTCTTTATCCAAAACTTGCACTGCCGCCGCCCCCAGATCGCGTTCGCTCAAGATCAACAGGTAGCCGGTGAAAGGCTGCGCGAGATTCGGAAAGATGTCTGGCAGTTGCTCGGCGAAACGGGCTTTGGCTTCGAGCCGGACTTCTTCACTGCCCGCCAGCCGCCCCGTGGCGTCGTGCAATTCAAGTTGCACCAGGCCAGAGAAGTTGGTGGCGTTGGCGAGATGCACTTCGGTGGTTTGCGTCGTGTCGTAAACGGCTTCGGGCAGGATGAGCGCGCTGTCGTAACCGCTCAGCGCGTTGAGGCCGTCGAAGCCGTTGCCGCTCGTCAGCAATTCATAGCCGGCGACCGTGTTGCGATTGGCGCGCGTTTGCACCCAGCCGTCGAGCGGCGTGATGGCTTTGAATAGATCGCCGATTGAACCGGTCAGCATCCGTGCGGCGGCCAGTGTGGCGGTTAGCGGATTGACCAGATTGGGTGCTTGCAAGTCGGTGCCTGCGTCATCGTAGGCGCGCAGCGTCAACGCCGCGTCCGTCGTGCCCGCATTCACCAGGTTGAAGCGCGTGCTGAAAGCATTGCCGCTGTGCAGCACGGGGAAATTCAAGCTGCGTTGCGCAAAGGGGCCGAAGACGCCAAGCGTGTAAAAGCGCGCCAGCCCGTTGACGCGCGCCGTAGCGGTCTTCGCGCTGGTGTTGACCGTGGTCGGATAGCTGATCAGTTGTCCGCTGTCGGGATCGAAGGAAGCGACCTTGAGCGCAGCTTCGCTGAAGTTCGGATCGTCGGGCAGCATTTCGGCGTCGTAGTTGAACGTTAGATCAGCCACGAAGCCGCCATCGGCGGGGATGGGCGGGGTGAATTCCCAGTAGGCGTTGACGCCGATAAAATCGCGCAGGAGCGAGGCGGCTTCGGCGTAACGCAACGCGAACGGCGCTGCGGCATTTGCGCCTCCTTCGAGCTCCGCCCCCAATTTGAGTGAGTCGAGAAAGCCTTTGAACTGGACGCCTTTGCGCGCCACCTTGGTCGTGCGGTTTACGCCATTTTGTAAGAGGTTCGCGGCAACCCCCAACCCGGTGTTGACGGAGGTGATGCCGCCGGGGAATTGCACTTCCTTGGTAAAGTTGCTGAATTCGATTGCCGGAGTGCTGGCGCGGCGCTCATCCGCAGCGTTGCTCAGATAAAAGTACACTTTCACCACGGTAACTTTGGCATTGTCTGGAACGCGCACGTCGAAATCCCTGACCGGCGGATTGGCCTCGCTGTGGTCTCCCGCCTTCAGGTCGAGCAGTTTGATGGGCGGCGGCGTTGGCTCGCCGCTGATCGAGTTGTACTCGGCTTGGGCGAACAACTGGCTCGCGCCCGCACGGGCGACATTGTATTCAAGCGCGCAGCCAATCTTTTCCGTGATGCCACGCTGCAATTCAATCCCCTTGGGTGGGCGGCACTGCCCGGCCACAATGCGTAAGCGCTCAATCGGCAAGAGCAGCGGCGTCGAGACGAGTTGGTCTTTGCCAGGCGGTGAGTACACCAGTTTCAGTTCCCATACATCCACGTCGTAGGGCACGTTGTCAGGCAGAAAGATAAAGAAAGCCGGGCGCGGAAGATTGGGGTAAGGGCCGAGATAAGAGAGTTGCGGGTCTTGGCGGCGGACTGTGCCGTCTTTCAGTTTTTCGGAAAGCACGATACCTACCGGCGTATTCAGCGGCAGATTCAACTCGTCCTTGACCGTGAGCATCAGCTCTTCAGTGCCTGCGCTGATCAACTCGAAATCACGTCTTACCTTGTCGCCCGCGACCAGCACCGGCAGGGGATTGATTGCCACAGGCATGGGGTTTTGCAGCAGTGCATAATTCAATTCGATGCGAAACGCGCCACGCCGATAGATCAAGGGCACGGCGCGTTTGAGCACTGTCCCATTTTCAGCGAGCAACGCCGCCGAAATTCTGACCAGCGGTACATCGGGCGGCACGGCAAATTCAAAGTCGAGCGCAAAGCCCAAAGTCACCGGTTGCGGGGTGGCAACGACCGTGACCAGGTCTTTGAGCGCAATGGATTGCTCACTGAAGCCGTTGAAGGCTTCCAGCCGTAACTTGCCCCGCACGTCGTTGGTCAGTTGATAGCGCAGCCCGCAATCGAACTTGATCTTGCCATCCTCTGGGAACGAACTGCCGTCGGGCGCGGACTTCCCGTTGATGGTGGGATTGCTTTCAAAGGCGCTGACATCGGGGACGACTTTGTACGTCAGGTCGGCGCGTTTGAAAATACTGTTGGTGGCGGGATCAATCAGCAGCGCCGCGAGCTTCAAGCCGGTCGGTACGCTGCCGCCGATCAAGGTTGTGAAATCAACGCTGAGCGGTAATAGGTTGAATTCCCTCGTGGGCAGCGGGTTGGGGCAAGACTGCGGCCGCGTGATGTCAATTTCGCCCGCAAAAGAGGCGCGTGCGTTGCCGTCTTCGTCGAACAAACTCACCCTCAGCGTGGCGTTCGCGCGGCTTTGCAACAGGTAACGCACCGTGACTTTCAAGCCGCCGAGTTTGAGCAACGCGCCCGAAACCGGCGTGTCATTGTTTGGCATTGGGTTCACGAGTTCGAGCGTATCCTGGCTCTGATCCGGCGCAGCGTTGGCGAAGTTCAGCGTCGCCGCGCAGCCTGTCACCGTCAACGTGACCGCCACGGTGCGCGGGCTGTTGCTGGCGTTGGCGGAAGTGATGGTGAGCGTGCCGTTGTACGTGCCCGCCGCCAGCGCGCTCGCATTGACCGCCACCGTCAGCGGCACGGCTTGCCCGGCGTTGAGCGGGCCTGTAGGAGGTGTGACCATCAGCCAATTGCCGCCGCTGGTCGTGGTGGCCGCCGCCTGCCAAGTCAGTGCGCCGCCACCGGTGTTGCTGAGCGTCACGGTTTGCGTCGCTGGGTTGCTGCCGAGCGTGGTGTTGAAGTTCAGCGTCGGGGTACTGAGCGTCAGCGTGCCCGGCGCGCTGCCTGCCGCACAAGCTGAGAATGGCGAGGTGCTGCTGCCTGTTGCCGTGGCGGTCGCCGTCACGTTCTGCCCGGCGGGAACGCTGAAGCTGGCCGCGCCGCTCGCGTTGGTCGTCACTGTCACATCGCTGATGAAGGTCTTGCCTTGCGTATCGGTGCCGCAGGTGGGGTTGGCGAAGAATTCGATGACGTGCGCGGTGTTGGGCGGCGCGCCGCTGAGCGTGCCTTGCGTTGTTCCGGCAGTCGTCGTCAGCACAGGGGTTTTGTTGGCAGGGTTGTTGTTTTGGATACCGGCATTGGTGGTAACCGGCGTCCCATTGCTGAAGATGGAATTGCGGCGCACCGCATTGACGGCACTGCCGCTCAAGGCTATCCCCTGCGAGCTATTAAAAGCGCTGATATTGGCCGCGCCGCTCTCTGTCCCGCCGATAAGGTTGTTGTTGCCATTGACAGTTATCCCATTGCCACCATTGCCCAAATTGGCCGTGCCGTTCATATCCGTGCCGATGTAATTACCCTGCACCCGATTGTTGGAGCCTTGAATAAAGACGCCGCCGTTACTGCCATTCGCTGAGATGAGGTTGCGCGCGCCCGTCACCGTTCCGCCCACTGTGCTCGCGTTTGCATTGCTGCTGAGGAGAACCCCGTAAAACGTGTTGCCCAG encodes:
- a CDS encoding VCBS repeat-containing protein, coding for MMRRKSMMVVLLLALSLGAGMPVYWRAQSRSLPTPHAARVAVQAAGRGYPWINLRDGYDLPVGAEANGLLQREAAQPLALAAGDFDEDGVPDLLSGYASADGGVLVWQRGNVDAIYPDTPAAEQRRARGEFTDAPFLSPARVLALPAAADFVGAGDFNADGHVDVVAATQGSATLYWLAGDGRGGLGPAQAIKLPGSVTALTVGEINRADGLADVVVAVNTDDGAQALVFEGPEGAFSRAPEVIALPAEAAALALGQLDDQYEMDLAVAAGHDVLIVHGRDRCLSVGEERQAEVKAAVIETHAQPFDSVALAVGDFSGDARNEIAVLAADGVVQVLGQDARGKTLSKLLGAVATRSRAEAVVANDKTAAPLLVRARVSVSGYDDLVVIDQDAQQLQILTGGMLRGEEAQAAAEPRAPVTLAVAGEPVAVLPMRLNMDALSDLVVLKRGGESSLAAALTAPTATFTVNSTGSQSDSNTGDGKCETAPGNGICTLTAAIQQANTSMGADLINFSPSISSISFTSLPNITDVVTIDGGASRVEISNLGFGVSILGGNSTIRGLVLNRISPGSPGTITLVTKGGNIVEGCYLGTDTAGASAAFGTCTNCDGIVISTSPNNLIGGTAAAARNLIAPPAYGIRLNANSPGTKVQGNYIGIDASGTKALGSDNGVSLFSNGSSNLQLGGTEAGAGNVIAGIKSQAVRITSDSTALIQGNLIGTNANGTAVLKPNGGCVFLSGSGASAVGFTLGGTTLAARNIISGCDSGGVNLDFSAASLVQGNYIGTDKDGTKALGNTFYGVLLSSNANASTVGGTVTGARNLISANGSNGGVFIQGSNNRVQGNYIGTDMNGTANLGNGGNGITVNGNNNLIGGTESGAANISAFNSSQGIALSGSAVNAVRRNSIFSNGTPVTTNAGIQNNNPANKTPVLTTTAGTTQGTLSGAPPNTAHVIEFFANPTCGTDTQGKTFISDVTVTTNASGAASFSVPAGQNVTATATATGSSTSPFSACAAGSAPGTLTLSTPTLNFNTTLGSNPATQTVTLSNTGGGALTWQAAATTTSGGNWLMVTPPTGPLNAGQAVPLTVAVNASALAAGTYNGTLTITSANASNSPRTVAVTLTVTGCAATLNFANAAPDQSQDTLELVNPMPNNDTPVSGALLKLGGLKVTVRYLLQSRANATLRVSLFDEDGNARASFAGEIDITRPQSCPNPLPTREFNLLPLSVDFTTLIGGSVPTGLKLAALLIDPATNSIFKRADLTYKVVPDVSAFESNPTINGKSAPDGSSFPEDGKIKFDCGLRYQLTNDVRGKLRLEAFNGFSEQSIALKDLVTVVATPQPVTLGFALDFEFAVPPDVPLVRISAALLAENGTVLKRAVPLIYRRGAFRIELNYALLQNPMPVAINPLPVLVAGDKVRRDFELISAGTEELMLTVKDELNLPLNTPVGIVLSEKLKDGTVRRQDPQLSYLGPYPNLPRPAFFIFLPDNVPYDVDVWELKLVYSPPGKDQLVSTPLLLPIERLRIVAGQCRPPKGIELQRGITEKIGCALEYNVARAGASQLFAQAEYNSISGEPTPPPIKLLDLKAGDHSEANPPVRDFDVRVPDNAKVTVVKVYFYLSNAADERRASTPAIEFSNFTKEVQFPGGITSVNTGLGVAANLLQNGVNRTTKVARKGVQFKGFLDSLKLGAELEGGANAAAPFALRYAEAASLLRDFIGVNAYWEFTPPIPADGGFVADLTFNYDAEMLPDDPNFSEAALKVASFDPDSGQLISYPTTVNTSAKTATARVNGLARFYTLGVFGPFAQRSLNFPVLHSGNAFSTRFNLVNAGTTDAALTLRAYDDAGTDLQAPNLVNPLTATLAAARMLTGSIGDLFKAITPLDGWVQTRANRNTVAGYELLTSGNGFDGLNALSGYDSALILPEAVYDTTQTTEVHLANATNFSGLVQLELHDATGRLAGSEEVRLEAKARFAEQLPDIFPNLAQPFTGYLLILSERDLGAAAVQVLDKEISALNAQPLGGGATKLYAPHLPLGSSAAVRLTLVNPSAQTANLTLRLVNEPGVPVTAPVNLTLDAGQQLQRDLNQLFNLNRAAAASSALVLESNLAGLAGAVTLLHATGAQAFRATLPLESAPANRLLFAHLNTVTGSFTELGLFNPSAQAARVTLACFNPDGASLGQTSVNVPAGTVFGDLLSNLVSGARGQAAGYFTLSADQPILAGAAFGTDTGSALAGLPPQILPSTTTNALATVSAASFTGQTLAANSIVAAFGVNLANSVVTANQVPLPASLADTIVEVRDSLGVARLAPLFFVAPGQINYLIPPGTANGTATITVTNGAGALSLGNVTIANVAPGLFTANANGQGVAAAVALRIKANGAQSYELIARFDTATQRFVSTPLDLGPAGEQVFLLLFGTGLRGGSSLTATTALIGGVSAQVSYAGAQGDLVGLDQVNLAVPRALIGRGEVDLVLTVDGSTANTVRVAFAGSQTCSYALSSASQNVPSGGGAGSVNVTTQNGCAWTATSNADFITITGGASGAGNGAVNFTVAANPGSQRTGTLTIAGQTFTVTQTGRPCSYSIPITSQSFNANANTGSLNVTATSGCAWTATSNAGFLTITSGANGNGNGTVNFAVAANTAASQRSGTMTIAGITFTVTQTAAAAFNVRRALLSN